Genomic DNA from Hordeum vulgare subsp. vulgare chromosome 2H, MorexV3_pseudomolecules_assembly, whole genome shotgun sequence:
ATTTTAGAGGAATATTACTACTCACTCGCCTTAACTCTCAGGGTCTAATTGGTTGCTGCCACGGTCAAGATTTGGCTTTCATTTCTCCTTGGTCTTTGTGTTTTTGGCTCCCAGGCCTTTTAAAcctagacggagggagtagtaacttagactaatccctccgtcacggtttagaaggcgtgcatgaAAATTTTCTAGAATCTAGGTGGTTATGATTAGCTGTAAAATGAgttaaaaatagcattcacactacgcatgcatataaaaGTAGCACAACGCAGTACTAgttagctgctaggagtaaatgcaatgcgacTTAAACCTTGTGTGTTGTGAAAATGCACGCAAACttaaccgtgccttctaaactgtgacgaaGGTAGTAGTAACATATGtatgttactactctatgttacttTTCATTATGAGTAGTCTTAGAAGGCAGTGAAGGAGACGGGTGATTAGGCATGTAAACTGAGCGGGTAATCCtttctgtcattgttgttgctgttgaaagGCAAGTGGAAGCCTCATCTTTGTGTATTGACAGATTTCGTGATTCCTGTGCTCGCCCACTCCTGGTCCATCATTGGCCCCGACGATTGCCGTCTCTCACTCTTCTCTTGTTGATTGGATGCATGATTCCTTTCCATTATTTCACCTCCGTTGTTTTCAACCTGCCCAGCGGTGGTGAGGTGATGTGGTGTGATTGATGTAGTTGCACACGCCGCGGCACGGCACGGCACGGCACCGGCACCGGCATCTCCATCCCTGTCGCCAACGGTCGGCCAAACTGGCCGTATCCTCTCGTATCTCCCGCCACCACCGGCCATCTCATCCGTGCCACAAGTTGCACAATTCCCACAAAATAATCCACGCCGCTCCCGTCCTCTCACCAGAAAATCCAGCGCATGATGGTGCACGCACCTGCCAACCTTTCCAGGGACGGCGGGTGTCGTCCCGGCTGCCGCCGTTCCGAGCGCCACGACTTAATCAATCAATGGCTCTGTTtgtttgataatttatttaataagcCGATGGTTTGGACGTATCTTCGAGCTTAATGATTAGCGCTACTGGTTCGTGATTAAGCCGGGAAGCCGTAAACAAGCATATCGGGAAGGCTTGACGGGCATCGCTCAACCAACCTTTGAGCTCGTTTTCGCTGTACTCGTTGAGAGTCGTTGGTAGTGGCAGGCGATTTGCTGGAAGGCAACGTACGTAACCCCAGCATGACGGGTTCAAATAGTACTACTATACTATAGTAGCTCGTGGAAGGAATGTTATGTTGTGGTGAATAGCTGAACATCCAAACCGATCTGGACGACGCAGGCGTCATGGTCTCATCAACCATGGGtggagtttgtttgttttttttttttgcatcgaaGATAGGGGTTTTATTTAACGTAATGTAGTTCGATTACAATCAGCCTTCAAGCTGCTGATAAGAAAATCTGGACAAGACTCAACCCAGCTATCAGTGTCCTCGAGCGTACAAGCACGCCTCGCACACAAATGAGCCAGAAAATTAAGCTCTCGACCAACATGCCGCATcaaaaaaaactaaaactaagGGTAATATCCTCCACTTCGTTCCAGATAGGCGCCGCAATAGAACGAGAATTGGGTCACAAATTTCATAAGTTGACAAGCTTCAGGCTATCAACCTCCATTATCGCATGTGAATAACCCCGCAGATGTGTAAAAGTCACCCCCTCGCGAAAGGATAATAGCACGGCAAAGGATCTGAGATTCCTGACACGGGTTTACTCCTTGCTCAAGGGGGGAGTTGAACGGTTGGAACGCTCTGGAAAAGGCTGGAATGCATGTACCGTACGTGGACGTGAGCACGTACTCGCAAGCATTTCCAGAAAGTACGTACACGTAGAAAGAAAGTGGAGTGTCTGGCCATGCCTGGACTGGACGGCTCGAGCCGACCGAGACAAAATTATGGACTACTACTCGGATGCAATGCAGAGCAGAAAGGCGTAGGGCCGCCGGCATACTGGAAGTAGATAACAGCGGAGCAAAAATGTGAGATCAAGTTAACAGTAGTAGTACTAACGCCAGCCTGATTACATGCCGTGTGTCGTCCttatccggattgatgtgatgtgATGGGATGGGATGGGATGGTACGAACGGCGTGGCATGTGATGTGAGGACAGCTCAGCCCACCGCTGCCTCTGCCTCTGCCTCtgcctctctctgtctctctaccTGTCCGTCACACACGACACGGGAGACACGCGCCACACGGTCCCAGCCCGGCAGGGCCCCAACCACCGTTGAGATCGGGGCCGGAGACCGACCGAGGCACGGAGGCAGGCGAGCGGAGCGCGAGAGATGGGGATCGTCGTGCCGCGCTGGTCTTTTGCCTGTTGTGCGCCTGCACTGCATGATTACACGGAGGAGTCCAGACCAGTGGATGGATCCCGTGTGCTCGTGCATGATCTCGTGTGACCGACTGCTCGCTCGCTCGCTGGCTCGCAAGTTGGGACGACAGCCCGTCGGCAATCTGCTGTTCGACTGCGCCGTTCGTGTTCGGCGAACCTGACCGTGCGCTGCCCCGGCGTCAGGTATGGGCGTAACGTAGCCTCGACGCAAAATCCCATGCCGCACCCAACCATTCAGCAAGGAGAGTGTAATACTCCTACAGCAGTAGTACTGCCATCGCTGTTGGTTAATGTTGTCTCTTTCTGTTCCGGAGTGCCGCCGATGGCGACGCGCATGCCATGGCACGGCCCAGCCGCCCGCCCGCCGGCCCACCTTAACTCGGGGGCGGCTACTGATCTGGAAGAACGCGACCGCTGAATGTGAAGGTGATGACACGGCTGCGACGCATACGGAACTGGGAAATAGCAAGCCATCTTCCGGCCGACCGGTGGATCGGTTCCTCACGTTGTGCCTGCCTGCGCCTTGATCTCGATTCTCCCACCAACTTGGAACTCCCGGCCGGAGCAATTATCAACTGTGCCATGTGCGAAACGAGGGGTGCACAGCTGATTCCCAGTTTTCTTTTGGCGATGCGGTGTCATGGGTATGCTCGTATGCACGGTTGATTTGCAGGTTTTCGCGATGCGGTGGCGAGCCGTAGTCCATGCGTAACTCGCACGCAGGCGTGAGGCTGGCGATAAGCCAGGCGTCGCCATTGTCGTTTGAATtttgcccctctctctctctctctcccccctacaGTGTTCATTGAATAGGAATAGCAAAAGCAGCCCATTCGTCCGGATCAGTAGAGTACTCTTCATGTGGGAGCAAAAAAAGTACGGCTACCGGCACTTTGATCCTCTCGTCGAGTATACATGAAAGCAGCTCCAACCGCACGACTTAAATAAAGGATGAGAATTGTCCGTACTTTGTTCGTTTGAATCGACACGGTAGATATTCATGTCCATTATTATAATTAGGTAGACATTAATGCCGGTTTTAAAGACCGGCGATAGTCTCACGAGTCTCCATTGCATTAAATAAAAACTTTAAGTACGCTAAAACAGAGGAGGCGCGTTGCTCTAGGCGtcctcctcatcgtcgtcatcgggATTAGTGAGGGCGACGAGCGTCGGCGCCAGGTCAGTCCAGGGGAAGGCCATTTGTGAAGTGGCGGCGGCATTGTTTGCTGGTGGCTGCACCGACGCTGATTCGGCAGCACGACGCTCCTGCTCCTCACCTTCGGCCTCGCGCTCCAGTCGCTCGAGCCCCCTGGCCTCTGCGCACTCCTCCGCCAGTCGTCGCTGTCGTCAGTGCTCTAGGTAGACCGCTCCTGCTCCGACAGCGCACCCAACTAGACGGGTGGCGTGTTGACCCACTCGCACACCATCCTATCCCAGAGATACTGCTCGGACTTGAGGGTCAACGGGCTTGGTTCGACATTGACGGGTGCACTAATATGACGATACGCTGCCGAGGCGGCTGGGAAGACGCTGACGTGGGGACCGCGCGGACATGGACGGTGGGGAACTTCCCTTGTCTTTGCGAGAGCTCGAGCCGGAGAAGAAACCCATGATGATGGCTAGGTTTATCGTTGGCGGGGGCAGCGGGTGGCTAGATGGGGACAACTTTTAAAAAAAGATGAGGCCGACCCCGCATGCTCGGATTAAAAAAGATGCCTAGGGTCGCTCATGTGTGGGTCCATGGTGGGCAGTCATCGTTAATAAAGACACCGACCGGACGCCGCGTGTGGACAGACGCGGGCACGAGAGGACGCTCGACGTGTTCGCTTCGCATCCATGTCGACGCATTTCAACCTCAAATTTAGGTCTGAAATGGGTCCAAACAGACGAAGAGCGGACGTGTTTTAAAAATGAATCGACACGTTAGGCCTTTACTTTTGTCCACGAGGATCCATGTTCGATTAGAGTTGCTCTAACAAGCACGTGTTACCAAATTAGTGACGATTTTGTATAAAGGGCTGAATTTTATGTGCCTGAATTCTAAGGATTTTGTTATCACTTGTTACATACAACAGACGAGTACCACAAAAAAAGTTGAAATGAGTTTCTTTTAGGAACAGTTGGAGTTTTTTTTAGACAAAGAGGAATAGTTGAAGTAAGTAAGAAATACTCGAAGCAGACCAATTCCTATTCGATCAGCTCGAACCGGCCCATGTAAGTAGGTAGCGGGAAGTTCGCCTGGTTCGTGGGAAATTTCCCTTTTGTCTGGTTTttaattttttcttttattttcaacgTTTAAAACAAAATTCATAAACTGTTCTCAAATTTGTGAAGAAAATAAACTTCACAAATACATGAAAGTTTTTCGATTTTTATTAACATATTTGAGTTATTTGATTTTAGTTTTTATAATTTTAAAAAATTTATGAACCTCTTTTTAAAAAATTAGatttatgatttttttattttcaggAACCTTTTCAAACTCGTGATTTTTCTCAATTTTTATGACTTTATTTCTCAAGTCCATAAGTGTTGTTCCAATCCGTGACCTTATGTCCAACTGACAAACTTTTTAAATTTTATGCTTATTTTCTAATTTTATTTTTGTATACAAAATTCAGCTATAAGGTCTTATACAATGCTTAGTGCTTAGAGAAATATACCGTATTTTTCTGAAGCACTATTGCCTATTTCTATGGGAGGGATGCCTATATAAATGTCTACCTTCTAGAAATAAGCACTCGTGCTTAAATAAACACTGATTTATTTCATTAAACATCTCTTCTAAGCGTCTTGCATTGTACAAggccaaaaaaaaaatcaatgacTGATCGCTCGCCCACGAATGAGTGGAATTGACGAGCAAAGAGAGCGAAGGAAGGAGCAAGTGAAGCGGCCAAGCACGTTGGGCCAGACCAAGTGCCTGGTTGTGTGAGGGCCAATTATGCAATGAGGCATATGAAGGGAAGCTGAGAACAACTAGTTAGCAAGCGCTTCTTCGAAAGCCTCTTAACAATTATTTCCGTGTGCCGTTACTTGGCGTTTTCTCAACCGTTGCCACGTGTAGTGTTTTGAGTGATATTTTtgaattttcttttttattttttcgcacgCGTTCTCTGCTTTAAggtgttttttctttcttttttggttTTTCGGTTTTCCATCAATCTTCTTAGCTTTCGAACgaaaaaaaaattaaacaaaTAATTTGCACACAAAAAATGCGTTTTCTTTCTTGAAAAGCACGTTTTTTCTTGCACGGGAGGCATGGTTGTggctcttgaaaacaaataaaatgtgTTTTTTTCTTTCTCAAGAGACAGTTTTTTGCTTTCCTGGAGAATCATTGATTTGATTTCGCGCGAGGCACGGCCATGCCTCtcgaaaatttaaaaaaaaacatgttttttttcttgttctttcgcgagAGCCACTATTTCgctttcgtgagaggcacggccgtgcctatcAAAAACGAAAAAAACACTTTTTTAatttcacgagaggcacggttcTCCGTTTGGTTTTTTGCCGATtccttttttctgaaaaaaagtttgtcaaaatctATCAAGATGGAACCTAGTTTTAATGATCTGGACGCGAGGAAAATAACGGCGAAAACAGTTCGAGATTTTAAcgcacggtttaagagataaaatgttttaaaaatacggctctatgaaaaataaaaaggaaactgcTTGTTACAAAGGACCATATATAGTGTGCTACTTGTCGTAACCTTAGAAGGTGAGAGTGCCTTTTAAAAGGGATACTCTTTAATTGAAGATTTCGAAGAAAATTCCTATAAGGCACGGTACATGCTGGGAGGAGCGGCAGCTGAAAAACCCTATTTGACGCCAGTCAGGAAAACGCACAGGGCGAGGTCagctgggccagcccagctccctCTGCAGATAGTttggttttttctattttttgtttgtttttttctgttttttttctgtttcgtTTTACctatttctgtttcatttttttcttttttcctatgtTTATTTTTTAAAACTAAGTTCATGTTTGAAAATTGTTTCTGAAATTCTGAAAATATTGTtgcttttataaaaatgttctaaatttcaAATAAATGACGTCTTTCAAAAAcattcataaattcaaaaaatgttcggtattttacaaaaatgttcGACATTGTCAAAAAATGTTCGCGATTATAGAAAAATGCTCCTTTTTCCAAAAATATTATTCTTGATTTTCCTTTTTAATTTGTTTAATTCGTAagaagttttccttttttttaaatgTGTTTATTTGTTTCAAATGTTCGTCCTCCAAAAATTGTTCTTGTATTATAAAACTGCAGgtatattcaaaaaatgttttttttcagaaattggtAAGAGTTCCCAAAAAATGTTCTTACTTTcaaatttttataaaaaatgttccGGTTTTACGGAAAAAATGTTTCTCttttatattttttcaaaaattgaaAACATTTTCAATTTTTTCACCAATTCTtaaaatattcatgatttgaaaatgttcatgaaatttcaaaaatgttcttcaTTTTCAAAAAGTATACATAAGTTGAATAATTGTTcccacttcaaaaattcataaaaaaatttAGAAAATGTTTTTTTCACCAAATGGTcgcaattttcaaaaaatgttcttatttccaaatttttataaaaaatattactgttatatgaaaaatagtttttaaaaaaaatctgtttaaaaatagaaaatttgTTGCAATTCTGTGCACCAAttgtaaaaatgttcatgatttgaaAATGTTTGGGAAATTGAAAATTTGTTATTCTTTTCCTAAAAATAGTTGCCTTTTAAAAAAGTGTACGTCAGTTCAAAAAATACCCGTGTTTCAAAAAGTGTACATAAGTTGGTCGATATTTTAAGAAATGTTCTTTTtttcaaaatttatcaaaaatattccTGATTTATGTAAAATGTTTCTCTTGTTTAGAATTTTGATCACCAATTGAAAAGTTGTTCTCCAGTTCTAAAATTGTTgaggaatttaaaaaatgttcttcatATTTCATAATATATTTAACTTTTCAAAAAATGTatgtaagttcaaaaaatgttcatgtttcgaAAAGTGTTCATAAGTTGAAAAACTGTTCCCGCTTCAAAAATTGTttacaaattttaaaaaatgttccttttTTCATAAAATTGTCACAACTTGCAAAAAATCTTCTTGTTTTCacctttttataaaaatgttactGTTATACGAAAAAAGTCTctcttttaaaatttgttcacaaattgaGAACTTGTTCCAATTTTTTTCACCAATTCTAAAAATGTTTGGgaagttcaaaaattgttcttctttttctaaaAAATGTCTTTTGAAAGTGTACGCCAGTTCCAAAAATGTCCGTGTTTCAAAAAGTGTACATAAGTTGACAAAATGTTCTCGCCTCAAAAATGGATTacatatttcaaaaaatgttatttTGTTTCATAAATTGGTCGAATTATtaaaaaaaatgttcttgttttcaaACTCTTACGTAAAATGTTTCTCATTCTAAAAAATTTGTTCACCAATTGAAAAGATGTTCAAGTTTTGTTCACCAATTctaaaaatgtccatgatttaaaAAAGTTCAGGAATTTTATAAAATGTTCTTCATTTTATAAAATATGGTTACTTTTCTAAAAAATGTAGTAAGTTCGAATAATGTTCGTGTTTCAAAAAGCATACATGAGTTCAAAAAAGTTCCAgcttcaaaaattgtttaaaaatatttaaaaatgtactttttaaaaaatgttctatgCTTTAAAATTCCCCTGTTTTCAAATTTGTTGTGTTTTTGGAAATTCGTCGGAAATTTAGAAAAATTCCATTTATAATTTTTGTGTGTAAATACAACAGCTGATTAAGTTCCAGaaactcaaaaaaattcaaaacataaaaacttttatgaaaaagagaaagagaaacacaaaagaaaatatagaataaaacaaaaaaaggaaaatatataAATAAAAAGGGGAAAACGAGCTGTTTAACTGGGCCTCCCACTGGCTTGCGTGCTCTAAGGTACCTTATTAGACACAGAATGCGTCAAATAGGAGGTAGCGCGGCAGCGCGCACCCCTCGCTCCCCCAACATGCTTGTGTTTGGGTCGGCCCATGTCTGTTATTCATGTATTTTTATATCACTTTTTAATTTTTGTATTTTAATAATACTTGGCTACAAATATTTTTGACAATTTAAAAAATGTGCATTTCGAACAGAAAATCATATAAACTTGTTGGattaaaaatatatttgtaatttagaaaatattcatgaattcaaaaaatgtccaGCATTTCAATGAAATGTTTAGAAATAAATAAAATCACGGTACAAGAAAAtgtttaggattttaataaaatatTCATGAACTGAGAAATTGTTCACgttttattaaaaaaatgttcaccaaTTTAGAAAATGTTAACAGTATGAGAGGATGTTCACAAATTCAGAAAATGTTACCATATCTTTCTATGGCCCTATTTGGGGAGGGTTTGGCAGGGATTGAAGGGGATTGAATCCCGTGCAAGTCAAATTCCCCCAAATCCCCTTCGGACAGGGAGTAACCGAACAAACCCTAGGGAGGACGATGACCCCCGGGAGAACCGGCCCAGCGTGGCAGAAGTGGTGAGACCCCGAGACTTTGACGACCTCTAGGGATCGGGCGCACTGGCGTGCCACACGATAGAGATCCGCGACGGTGGTTACGCTTTATGCGGCGAGCTCCACGTGGACCCCGATGCTGCAGAAGCTTTGGAAGAATGTCGCAACAACAACCTCGGGGTCGGGGATGCCCCATGTGTGTCTGTGCATTTGGCGAAAACAACTGATGTAGGCCATAGTGGAAGTAACTTGgatagtatcatgtacttgggactagcaaacatgttgaTGTGACAACTAATTAAAGATGAGAGAGGGTTAGAATAagataggccctgtttggatccatgggttagagttagagttggttagattggacCAAACTAACCCCAAAACATCCAAACACGAggattagagttggttagatgcatttaacccatccaagaggtgcttATTTGGATTAGAGTTAAGGTGGGGCCCAGAAAAAGTTACTTTTCACCCTAACTCAACCATACCAAATCCTGTTTAAAGGAACCAAATGATTGAAAAAAGTGTTTTTATTGGCAATCTAACACtgtcatccaaacacctctttggttagagttagttcaagaTTATTCCagagttagaatctaactctaacctctaaccaaGTTAGAGCATCCAAATAGGGTCATagatagataccgtaacatgttaaatgttatgctactatgtatcatgcatgttaataaataagatcatctatgataatagtttatgatattatgcattatagaagtagtatcatatgcatgatactactatatgatactctccACTATAGCCAGCCTGAGCTCCTCTACCGGAGGCACCGGAGGATGATAAATGTGGGGCATAGCCAGCCTGAGCTCCTCTACCGAAGGCATCGGAGGATGATAAATGTGGGGCGTAGCCAGCCTGAGCTCCTCTACCGGAGGCATCGGAGGATGATAAATGTGGGGCGTAGCCAGCCTGAGCTCCTCTACCGGAGGCATCGGAGGATGATGAAAGCATggttagtatagccaactgctggctataagcagtcttatagcacATCttatacaatagttagctataaaagagtattacttttatcatatatggctcaCATTTCATTCTCATAAAACATGTAGGAGCACGTGCTGGAGCTAACTCTTCATAAAAAGCCCGCTTTCCTTCCCTCTCCTATCCTTACAACCTACTGACTATAtcttattatacttgctctaaATGTGGGACGGGACAGCCCGTGGTTCCTGGGGAGCAAGGAGCCACGCACCGCCCAGGTGGGGAATGACCAATGGCATAGTCAACATAGCAAATGAACACCGGGCTGGAGAGATTGCAGTTTAGACCAGAGCAACCTCGACAGAACATATGTAAGAAGATACACAGCGGTTGGGGTACCAGGTGCATGCAGAGTTCTACACGAGTAATGTAGCACCGAATACCAATATAAGGTTAACTTCCACAAATAAGGTACATCGCACAGTGCCAAAGTTCATTAGCAACTGCTAATTAGCTGAACTGACGGAGAGTAACACCACATATCAGTGGACATAATTAAACAACTATGGTACCATAACATCACAATACGCAACTAAATTGTTCAATAGCTCAGTTGGGCAAACCATGGCTATTCTAGGATATTTTGCAGAAGAAGAGGAGACCAACAAACTGTAACCTCCATCTTGCAGAAAACAAGATCACACATGTCAGTACTTCTTCCTGACGCTTGCATCTGAAAGTCGACTGTACCTTGTGCGGAAAACCCATCACGAGAGGCCTCCACAGATATAATCAGTTTTCCCTTTGGCTCATCTACAGAAACAACACGCCTCACAAGCTCAACCACACCATCAGACTTGGTAGGCAGTTTTCCATCTTGAGAATCAAGCAGCACCACTTTCCCATCTTTTACACTGTCGGTATTGCAAACAACCAGCCCTCGACACTGATCAGGCCATGACCCATCAACAACTCGGACACCCACAGTGGCCTCAACTGACGAAGGCAGCACTGTGACATTAAACTCAAGTGTGCAGCGCATGCAGCGAATAGGTACTTGCAGCACACGTTGAAACGGAAAATCTTGAAAAAACTCATAAAATTTGTAAGCCAACACTTCATCCTCAGACTCTTTTTTGCACTTTACTTTTAACTGAACATCAACAGAAACCCTGCCAAGTAACCAAATGGCACAAGATGGGCCTGTTAAGCGCAAAAATGGATCCTGCAGTGCAAGAAACAATAATGACTAATCAATTACCTGCCAGATTATTAAAGAAAGTTGAAGCAGGAGACACAAAGTGATGGTAGGTTTAAATAGGACTAGGCTACTAGCAGGCTGCGAAAGAATTAAGTTAACATGAATAGACACGCGGAGAGTTGTAGCCAGGCTTATTCACCTTTTGAGTGAGGGTTTGGCAGCTATCCTTGGTGCATCTGAAGAGATAGCTGGCTTTACTTCCCATAGAGTTCCTCAAAGCAACAGAGCCATAAACCTGCAGTGGCCAGATGAGACCCAATCTTGGTTTGGTGACTTTGATGGAGAAGAGCTGCATGGATCTCCTGGGAAGAGTATTTTGAAGAACTGCAAGGAAAAAGCTAAGTTAAGAAAATTGAAAAAAAAGGGAAATTAAACTAAGTGATAGATGGATTAGTGGATACTCCCGCATCCCTATTTACGTAACGCACGCACACATTTCGTGATTCAAAGGAAACAATCAGAAACACAGGAGTCATGAAGCCCTGCAAAAAGTACCCCCAAAAAACCAAAATTTGATTCGTGGAGTGTCCCTTACGCCATGCCCAACCTTCGTCCACCATCGATTACCGTTGACACCGTAGCTCCGCTGAGAAAAAAAGGGATCAACCAATATGCCCAAATCTGGACAAACGCCTTTCCAGTCGATCTGCTTAATGAGCCAATGAACCGATCTGCCGCAGGCAGCATGACCGAGACTTTGTGGTGCGTCCGGCGCCACCATCTTCATTCGACAAGGTTGAAGACGAAGTGCGCCACCGCTTGCGGCTATCATCGAGCCCAACTTCAAGCCACTATAGATTTCTGTACGGGTCAACAACATCAAAGACGACGTCGTGCACCGACCCGCGACACAACCGCTC
This window encodes:
- the LOC123427524 gene encoding uncharacterized protein LOC123427524, which produces MELSDSELAGVKSYREYIELTEKKEEQLRKDCEIKDKGTYGEQEIEEHSKSSRSFYSSRSPSRVDAVLQNTLPRRSMQLFSIKVTKPRLGLIWPLQVYGSVALRNSMGSKASYLFRCTKDSCQTLTQKDPFLRLTGPSCAIWLLGRVSVDVQLKVKCKKESEDEVLAYKFYEFFQDFPFQRVLQVPIRCMRCTLEFNVTVLPSSVEATVGVRVVDGSWPDQCRGLVVCNTDSVKDGKVVLLDSQDGKLPTKSDGVVELVRRVVSVDEPKGKLIISVEASRDGFSAQGTVDFQMQASGRSTDMCDLVFCKMEVTVCWSPLLLQNILE